A single region of the Lycium barbarum isolate Lr01 chromosome 2, ASM1917538v2, whole genome shotgun sequence genome encodes:
- the LOC132626459 gene encoding protein DETOXIFICATION 42-like, with protein sequence MKEYSSMAEKEVPSTEDVKSPLSLFFRDIRSIFKLDELGQEIGRIALPAALALTADPIASLVDTAFIGHIGAIEQAAVGVSIAVFNQASKIAIFPLVSVTTSFVAEEDTITRSSQDLQDDKSKERNEGDAEALKTESLSNSESKSLIPKNGSAGSIGNSEEMATSFEVVKSKPEKRHIPSASSALIIGAVLGIIQAVILIAGAKPLVKFMGVKPGSSMSRPAQDYLKLRSLGAPAILLSLAMQGVFRGFKDTKTPLFATVAGDLANIILDPIFIFVFHLGVRGAAIAHVISQYLISVILFLRLLEKVDIVPPSIKYLQFARFLTNGFLLLIRVIAVTFCVTLAASLAARLGPTQMAAFQVCLQIWLATSLLADGLAVAGQAILASAFAQKDFSRCTATASRVLQLGVVLGLVLALVLGIGLHYGAKVFTKDVNVLNLIGIGIPFVAATQPINCLAFVFDGVNFGASDFAYSAYSMLTVALFSIVFLLILSSSFAFIGIWIALTIYMSLRALAGFGR encoded by the exons TATTCAAGTATGGCCGAGAAAGAAGTTCCTTCTACAGAGGATGTTAAAAGCCCACTCTCCCTATTTTTCAGAGATATAAG ATCAATTTTTAAATTGGATGAGCTTGGTCAAGAAATAGGAAGGATTGCCTTACCTGCTGCGCTAGCTTTAACAGCAGATCCTATTGCATCTCTGGTTGATACAGCATTCATTGGCCATATAG GTGCAATTGAGCAGGCTGCTGTAGGAGTTTCAATTGCTGTATTCAATCAAGCATCTAAGATTGCAATATTTCCCCTGGTCAGCGTAACAACTTCTTTCGTCGCTGAGGAAGATACAATCACGAGATCGAGCCAAGACCTGCAAGATGATAAAAGTAAGGAGCGGAATGAAGGAGATGCAGAAGCACTGAAAACCGAGTCACTGTCAAACAGTGAAAGCAAAAGCTTGATACCTAAAAACG GTTCTGCCGGGAGTATAGGCAACTCTGAAGAAATGGCTACTAGCTTTGAAGTAGTGAAATCAAAGCCCGAAAAGAGACACATTCCATCCGCATCATCAGCATTGATCATTGGTGCTGTCCTTGGCATCATCCAAGCAGTAATTCTAATCGCTGGAGCAAAGCCTTTAGTAAAATTCATGGGAGTCAAACCC GGCTCATCTATGTCAAGACCAGCACAAGATTACCTGAAATTGAGATCACTTGGCGCACCTGCAATTCTCCTCTCATTAGCTATGCAAGGTGTATTTCGAGGATTTAAAGACACTAAAACTCCACTATTTGCAACTG TGGCTGGCGATTTGGCAAATATAATTTTGGACCCTAtattcatctttgttttccatctcGGTGTCAGAGGTGCTGCGATCGCTCATGTAATTTCTCA GTACCTAATTTCAGTTATACTATTCTTGAGACTATTGGAAAAGGTTGATATCGTACCTCCTAGTATCAAGtatcttcaatttgctcgatttCTTACAAATG GGTTCCTATTGTTAATTAGGGTCATAGCAGTAACATTCTGCGTAACATTAGCTGCATCATTGGCTGCAAGGTTAGGACCAACACAAATGGCTGCATTTCAGGTCTGCTTGCAGATTTGGCTAGCTACATCTCTTCTAGCTGATGGGTTAGCTGTTGCTGGGCAG GCAATACTAGCAAGTGCATTTGCTCAAAAGGACTTCAGTAGGTGTACTGCGACAGCATCAAGGGTGTTACAG CTGGGAGTAGTTCTAGGGTTGGTATTAGCACTCGTTCTTGGAATTGGTTTACACTATGGAGCAAAAGTATTTACGAAAGATGTCAATGTCCTAAACCTAATAGGCATTGGAATTCCG TTCGTCGCAGCAACCCAACCAATCAATTGTCTGGCCTTTGTCTTTGATGGTGTAAACTTTGGTGCATCTGACTTCGCATATTCTGCGTACTCGATG CTTACAGTGGCTCTTTTCAGCATTGTGTTCTTGCTCATTCTTTCATCAAGTTTTGCATTTATTGGAATTTGGATAGCTCTAACCATCTATATGAGCCTAAGAGCTTTAGCTGGCTTTGGGAGGTAG